CGGGGAGGCCGGGGTAGTAGACGTGCTGCACGTCGGCGCGCCCGGCGAGCCAGGTCGCCAGCGTGCCGGCGCTGTCGCAGTGGGCGCGCATCCGGAGTGGCAGCGTCTTGATGCCGCGCAGCGCCAGCCAGCAATCGAACGGACCGGGGATGCCGCCGGCGGCGTTCTGCAGGAAGCCGATCCGCTCACCCAGGTCCTCGCGCGCCGTCACCAGGGCGCCGCCGACCATGTCGGAGTGGCCGTTGAGATACTTGGTGGTGGAGTGGAGGACGATGTCGGCGCCGAGGGCGAGCGGGCGCTGCAGGATCGGCGTCGCGAAGGTGTTGTCGACGACGAGCAGCAGGCCATGCGCCTGGGCCAGGTCGCCCACCGCGCGCAGGTCGGTGAGGAACATCATCGGATTGGTGGGCGTCTCGCAGTACAGCATCCGCGTCGTCGGGCGAAGCGCGGCCTCGATGTTCGCCACGTCGCGCATGTCGACGAAGGTGAAGGCGACGCCGAAGTTCTCGTAGACGCGCTGCATCAGCCGGTGACTGCCGCCGTAGACGTTGCTCCCCACCACGACGTGGTCGCCCGACTTCAGCAGCTTGAGGACGGTGTCGAGTGCCGCGAGTCCGGAGCCGAACGCAAAGCCGTGGAGGCCGCCTTCGAGCGCCGCGAGGTTCCGCTCCAGCGCCTCGCGCGTCGGGTTCGCGGTCCGGGCGTACTCGTAGCCGTTGTGTGGCACGCCGAGGGCGTCCTGCACATAGGTCGAGGTCTGGAAGATCGGCGGCATCACCGCGCCGGCCACCGGGTCGGGCAGCTGGCCGGCGTGCACGGCGAGTGTGGCGAGCTGCTGCGTGGTGTGCGCTTCGGGCAAACGGGTCATCAGCCGACCGGGCGAGGGAAGGCCGAAGCTTATGTCCCGCATCAACTTGGGGCAAGGCGCGATTGTGGAACACGGACTGGACCCGGTAGCTTGCGGCTGGTCGCATTGCGCACGATTTCCCAGCCCCGAGGTCGGTCTGCCGATGTCCGAAACCCTGATGATCTCCGTCTCCGGCATGCGCGGGCATGTCGGCAGTGATTTGACTCCCGAACTGGTGGCCCGTCACGC
The window above is part of the Gemmatimonadota bacterium genome. Proteins encoded here:
- a CDS encoding cystathionine gamma-synthase, whose product is MTRLPEAHTTQQLATLAVHAGQLPDPVAGAVMPPIFQTSTYVQDALGVPHNGYEYARTANPTREALERNLAALEGGLHGFAFGSGLAALDTVLKLLKSGDHVVVGSNVYGGSHRLMQRVYENFGVAFTFVDMRDVANIEAALRPTTRMLYCETPTNPMMFLTDLRAVGDLAQAHGLLLVVDNTFATPILQRPLALGADIVLHSTTKYLNGHSDMVGGALVTAREDLGERIGFLQNAAGGIPGPFDCWLALRGIKTLPLRMRAHCDSAGTLATWLAGRADVQHVYYPGLPDHPQHELAKRQMAGFGGMISIELGSLERARRVVESTHLFALAESLGGVESLIGHPATMTHASVPKALRDEMGLTDSLVRLSVGIEDLGDLQADLDKALSA